The sequence below is a genomic window from Candidatus Methylomirabilota bacterium.
AGCAGCAGATGGTGGCTATCGGTCGCGGCCTCATGGCCCGGCCGGCTCTTCTCATGATCGACGAGCCATTTCTCGGACTGGCCCCCAAGGTCATCGAGCAAATAGCCGGGGTCATCTCCGCCATCAACCGGGAGCGGGGCATCACCATCGTCTTCATCGAGCAGAACGTCGAGCTGGCGCTCAAGATGGCCCATCGCGGCTATATCCTCGAATCGGGCCGGGCCATCCTCGAGGGCCCCTCGGCCGACCTCCTGGCTTCCCCCGAGGTAAAACGCATCTTCCTCGGCCACTAGACCCCCATCAGGGTGCTTCGGGCCTGCCTCTCCGCCGTGCTATGCTGCTGGCAAGTCTCAAACCGGATTGGCAGTCGGCGGGCATTGGCCTCGCGAGCGAGGGGGAGCAAACGGGCGTGGGTCTTTTGAGGCTCCTGGCGCGCATCTGGGAGGCGATCACCAGCCTCACGCGTCCGCCCAATGCCGCCACGCTGTTCCGGCGGGCCGACCTGTATCGTCAGGAAGGCCGCTTCGAGGAAGCAGCCGAGCTCGTGGCCCAGGGGCTGCGGCTCCAGCCCAACAACGGTGTCGGCCACCTCCTCTCGGCCTACCTCCATCTCGCCTTCAGGCAGATCGGCCCCGCCAAGGCCGAGTTCCAGACCGTCCTCGGCGTGGATCCCTATCACCCCCGCGCCCTCCTCGGATTGGCCAGGATCGCCCTCGAGGAGAGGGACCTCGCCGCCTGCCGCCCCTTCCTCGACAAGGCGCTCCAGTACTACCCCGACTTCCCCGAGGCGAAGGCGCTCCAGGAGATGGTCGCCGGCTGGGCGGACGTGGCGGTGTCCCCGGGACAGCGCCCGGCCTATGCCGGGCCACCCGTGGCCGCCGACAGGCTCAAGCCGCCCGCGGCCGGCCGCGAGTTCGTCCTCACGCAGGCCGATGGCACGCTCGTCTTCTCGCAGCAGGGGGACAAGGACGCCGAGGACCTGGCGGCGCACGTGACCCAGGTGTACCGGATCGCCGCGGCCACGCTCGCGCGCGCCGGTCTGGGCGCGCTCCGGCGCGGCATCGTGCAGGCCACCACGGAGACGACATTCTTCCGGAGCAATGACCGGCTCATCCTGGCCCTGACCTTCCCGCAGGACGTCAAGATCGGCTTCGGGCTTCTCGAGACGGACAAGCTCTGGACCAACTCGCTCCGCGAGCTCGGGGTGCGCGCATGAGCGCTGAGCCCGTGCCTCCCGCGCAGCCCGTGGCGGGCTCGGCTCCCCTCGCCGCCGCCTCGCGCTCGTCGCGCGCGCGCGAGTTCCGCCGCATCCTCGCCGAGATGCTCAGGATCGACCGGGTGCGCGGGGGGCTGGTGGTGGCGGCCGACGGGCTCGTCATCACCTCGAGCGTCCCGCGCAATATCGCCATCGAGCCCCTCGCCGCCCTCACGGCCACCCTCGGCCGCGAGCTCGAGGTGGGCGGCGACCGGCTCAAGCGCAGCACCTTTCATACTGCGCTCTTCTCCGCGGACGACGGCACGCTGTTTCTGGGTTCGTGCCCGGTGGGCTTCGTGGTGGTGCTGGGAGACCGCGAGGTCAACGTGGGGCTGGTGCAGTGGGCGCTCCGAAAGGCCCTGGCCACGCTCGAGGGCACCTGGGGCCCGAGAGACCAGGTCCCCGCCTCGCCCGAGGAGATGTAGCGCGGCCTT
It includes:
- a CDS encoding roadblock/LC7 domain-containing protein, which codes for MSAEPVPPAQPVAGSAPLAAASRSSRAREFRRILAEMLRIDRVRGGLVVAADGLVITSSVPRNIAIEPLAALTATLGRELEVGGDRLKRSTFHTALFSADDGTLFLGSCPVGFVVVLGDREVNVGLVQWALRKALATLEGTWGPRDQVPASPEEM
- a CDS encoding tetratricopeptide repeat protein, which produces MGLLRLLARIWEAITSLTRPPNAATLFRRADLYRQEGRFEEAAELVAQGLRLQPNNGVGHLLSAYLHLAFRQIGPAKAEFQTVLGVDPYHPRALLGLARIALEERDLAACRPFLDKALQYYPDFPEAKALQEMVAGWADVAVSPGQRPAYAGPPVAADRLKPPAAGREFVLTQADGTLVFSQQGDKDAEDLAAHVTQVYRIAAATLARAGLGALRRGIVQATTETTFFRSNDRLILALTFPQDVKIGFGLLETDKLWTNSLRELGVRA